A region of Saimiri boliviensis isolate mSaiBol1 chromosome 10, mSaiBol1.pri, whole genome shotgun sequence DNA encodes the following proteins:
- the OR9A4 gene encoding olfactory receptor 9A4, with protein MLMNYSSANEFYLLGFSGSEESHHILFAIFFFYLVTLMGNMVIIVIVCMDQRLQSPMYFFLGHLSVLEILVTTIIIPVMLWGLLLPGMQPISLSACVVQLFLYLAVGTTEFALLGAMAVDRYVAVCNPLRYNIIVNRHTCNIVVLVSWVFGFLFQIWPVYATFQLTYCKSNVVNNFFCDRGQLLKLSCNNTLFTEFILFLMAVFVLFGSLIPTIVSYTYIISTILKIPSASGQRKAFSTCASHFTCVVIGYSSCLFLCVKPKQTQAADYNWVVSLMVSVETPFLNPFIFTLRNDKVRGPS; from the coding sequence ATGTTGATGAATTACTCTAGTGCCAATGAATTTTATCTCCTTGGCTTCTCTGGCTCTGAAGAATCACATCATATCCTTTTTGCTATATTCTTTTTCTACTTGGTGACATTAATGGGAAACATGGTCATCATCGTGATTGTCTGTATGGATCAACGTCTGCAGTCCCCCATGTATTTCTTCCTTGGCCACCTCTCTGTCCTGGAGATTCTGGTCACAACCATAATCATTCCTGTGATGCTTTGGGGATTGCTGCTGCCTGGAATGCAGCCAATATCTTTGTCTGCCTGTGTTGTCCAGCTCTTCCTGTACCTTGCTGTGGGGACAACGGAGTTTGCATTACTTGGAGCAATGGCCGTGGACCGCTATGTGGCTGTGTGTAACCCTTTGAGGTACAACATCATTGTGAACAGACACACCTGCAACATTGTGGTTCTTGTGTCATGGGTTTTTGGGTTCCTTTTTCAAATCTGGCCAGTCTATGCCACGTTTCAGCTTACTTACTGCAAATCAAATGTGGTGAACAACTTTTTCTGTGACCGAGGGCAGTTGCTTAAACTATCCTGCAATAATACTCTTTTCACAGAGTTTATCCTCTTCTTAATGGCtgtttttgttctctttggttCTTTGATCCCTACAATTGTCTCCTACACCTACATCATCTCCACCATCCTCAAGATCCCATCAGCCTCTGGCCAGAGGAAAGCCTTCTCCACCTGTGCCTCCCACTTCACCTGTGTTGTGATCGGCTACAGCAGCTGCTTGTTTCTCTGTGTGAAACCCAAGCAAACGCAGGCAGCTGATTACAATTGGGTCGTTTCCTTGATGGTTTCAGTAGAAACTCCTTTCCTCAATCCTTTTATCTTCACCCTCCGGAATGATAAAGTCAGAGGTCCTTCGTGA